The genomic stretch ATTATCGAAAGTGATGTCCACGATCTCGGCATGACCCGTTGCACCTGAACAAACGTTCTCATAGGTAGGATTTGGACGTGCACCGCCCGTATAGCCGCTTACTGCCGAGAGCACACCCTTTACATTTCTATATACCGCTTCAACACACCAAAAACATCCACCACCAAGAACTACTCTTCTTTTATCCATAATACTCACCTATTTTTTATGCTATTATTGCACAGTTTTCTTTTAGAATATAATAGCTGTTTTTTTATCTTAAAAAATTAAGTGTTTTACAATCAAAGCAGGAATAAATGCCTACAATCGACAATCAAAAATTTTATGCAAATGCCATTAAAAAACATGGACAGAGTGCAAAAGGTTTAAACTGGAACTCTGAGCTTTATCAGGTTTTGCGTTTCGATCAACTCATAAAACTTTTGCCAAACGAACTTGAGAACTATACCCTCACAGATGTGGGCTGCGGCTTTGGTGATTTTTATAATTATCTCTCTTATAAACCGAAAAAATATACCGGTATTGATATTTTAGAAGAGATGGTCTTAATCGCTAGAGAAAATACAGCTCAGGAAATCATCCAACAAGACTTAATCAAAAGTGCTCCTTTAGTCTCCGATTATATCGTTTGCAGCGGGGCGTTAAACATACTTACAAAATTTGAGACCACAATGTTTTTACAAAACTGTTACAACTCTTCTCGAAAAGGGTTTCTCTTTAACTGCTTGGTTGGACGGGAAAGTGAAACTTTTAACTATCTTGATCAAACATTTATAGAAGGAGTTGCCTCATCATTAGGTGTAAATGAGGTAAAATACATCGAAGATTATATACCAAATGACTTAACAATAGGATTTTTTAGATAATGTGTGCAATTTTTGGAATTTTAGGCGAGTATGATCAAAAACAAGCACGCTCAGCCCTCGCACTTCTTTCTCACCGCGGACCTGATTTTTGCGGTATCGTAGAGGAGAAAAATCTCTTTTTTGCACACCAGCGTTTAAGCATAAACGATACACACCACAGAAGCAATCAACCCTTACAATATAAAAATATACTGCTATCATTCAACGGTGAGATCTATAACTTCCAAGAGTTAAAACAAGAACTCGATTTTGATTTTCAAACCGAAGGTGATACAGAGGTTATTCTCGCGGCATACTTAAAATGGGGTGTGGAGTTTGTACAACATCTGCGCGGTATGTTTGCAATAGCCATAAGAGAC from Sulfurimonas sp. hsl 1-7 encodes the following:
- a CDS encoding class I SAM-dependent methyltransferase; amino-acid sequence: MPTIDNQKFYANAIKKHGQSAKGLNWNSELYQVLRFDQLIKLLPNELENYTLTDVGCGFGDFYNYLSYKPKKYTGIDILEEMVLIARENTAQEIIQQDLIKSAPLVSDYIVCSGALNILTKFETTMFLQNCYNSSRKGFLFNCLVGRESETFNYLDQTFIEGVASSLGVNEVKYIEDYIPNDLTIGFFR